A genomic stretch from Streptomyces sp. QL37 includes:
- the bioB gene encoding biotin synthase BioB → MDLLNTLVDKGLRRELPTRDEALAVLATSDDELLDVVAAAGKVRRQWFGRRVKLNYLVNLKSGLCPEDCSYCSQRLGSEAGILKYTWLKPDEATKAAAAGVAGGAKRVCLVASGRGPTDRDVDRVSQTIEAIKEQHEDVEVCACLGLLSQGQADRLRSAGADAYNHNLNTSEGTYGQITTTHTYADRVDTVQQAQAAGLSACSGLIAGMGESDADLVDVVFSLRDLDPDSVPVNFLIPIEGTPLAKEWHLTPQRCLRILAMVRFVCPDVEVRLAGGREVHLRSMQPLALNLVNSIFLGDYLTTEGQSGQSDLDMIADAGFEVEGADTTTLPEHRAPAGSGCGSHEGGCAPCGDTPEAAPETSEVLAARTDLVTVRRRGTGTDLAPNA, encoded by the coding sequence ATGGACCTGCTGAATACGCTGGTGGACAAGGGGCTGCGGCGCGAACTGCCGACCCGTGACGAAGCGCTCGCCGTGCTGGCGACGTCCGACGACGAACTGCTCGACGTGGTGGCCGCGGCCGGGAAGGTACGCCGTCAGTGGTTCGGGCGGCGCGTGAAGCTCAACTATCTGGTGAACCTGAAGTCCGGGCTCTGCCCCGAGGACTGCTCGTACTGTTCGCAGCGGCTCGGTTCCGAGGCCGGGATCCTGAAGTACACCTGGCTGAAGCCGGACGAGGCCACGAAGGCCGCCGCCGCCGGGGTGGCCGGCGGCGCGAAGCGTGTCTGTCTGGTGGCGAGCGGCCGGGGGCCGACGGACCGGGACGTCGACCGGGTGTCGCAGACCATCGAGGCGATCAAGGAGCAGCACGAGGACGTCGAGGTGTGCGCGTGCCTGGGCCTGCTCTCGCAGGGCCAGGCCGACCGGCTGCGGTCCGCGGGCGCCGACGCGTACAACCACAACCTCAACACCTCGGAGGGGACGTACGGGCAGATCACGACCACCCACACGTACGCCGACCGGGTGGACACCGTGCAGCAGGCACAGGCCGCCGGCCTCTCGGCGTGCTCGGGGCTGATCGCGGGGATGGGTGAGAGCGACGCCGATCTGGTGGACGTCGTGTTCTCGCTGCGTGACCTGGATCCCGACTCGGTGCCGGTGAACTTCCTGATCCCGATCGAGGGCACCCCGCTCGCCAAGGAGTGGCACCTCACCCCCCAGCGGTGCCTGCGCATCCTGGCGATGGTCCGGTTCGTCTGCCCCGACGTCGAGGTGCGGCTCGCGGGCGGCCGTGAGGTCCATCTGCGTTCGATGCAGCCGCTGGCCCTGAACCTGGTCAACTCGATCTTCCTGGGTGACTACCTGACCACCGAGGGCCAGTCGGGCCAGTCCGACCTCGACATGATCGCGGACGCCGGTTTCGAGGTGGAGGGGGCCGACACCACGACGCTTCCCGAGCACCGCGCCCCGGCGGGCAGCGGCTGCGGTTCGCACGAGGGCGGCTGCGCTCCGTGCGGCGACACCCCCGAGGCCGCTCCGGAGACGTCCGAGGTCCTGGCGGCGCGTACGGATCTCGTGACGGTCCGCCGTCGTGGAACCGGGACGGACCTCGCGCCCAATGCCTGA
- a CDS encoding 8-amino-7-oxononanoate synthase has protein sequence MSYAPFDWIDDEARRRADAGLVRTLRPRPADTELLDLASNDYLGLSRHPEVTSAAAEAARTWGGGATGSRLVTGTTALHAELERELADFCGFEDALVFSSGYAANLAALTALTGHDSLIVSDAGNHASIVDGCRLARAATAVVPHSDPEAVRKALLDHDGRALAVTDSVFSVDGDAAPLAALAGVCRDAGAALLVDDAHGLGVLGEGGRGGLAAAGLAGGEGVVATLTLSKSLGSQGGAVLGPARVIRHLVNTARTFIFDTGLAPAAVGAALGALRLLRREPGRAARAGAVSAELYGRLTEAGLTAVRPDAAVVSVRAPSAESAVRWAADCRTAGLAVGCFRPPSVPDGISRLRLTARADLTQNQIATAVGTLLATAPEPLS, from the coding sequence ATGTCCTACGCCCCGTTCGACTGGATCGACGACGAGGCCCGGCGCCGTGCCGACGCCGGACTCGTCCGGACGCTGCGCCCCCGGCCCGCCGATACGGAACTTCTGGACCTCGCGAGCAACGACTACCTGGGTCTGAGCCGGCACCCCGAGGTCACCTCGGCCGCCGCCGAGGCGGCACGGACCTGGGGAGGGGGTGCCACCGGCTCACGGCTCGTCACCGGAACCACCGCGCTGCACGCCGAACTCGAACGCGAACTCGCCGACTTCTGCGGATTCGAGGACGCCCTGGTGTTCTCGTCCGGCTACGCGGCCAACCTCGCCGCCCTCACCGCGCTCACCGGGCACGACTCGCTGATCGTGTCCGACGCCGGCAACCACGCCTCGATCGTGGACGGGTGCCGGCTCGCCCGTGCCGCCACCGCCGTCGTGCCGCACTCGGATCCGGAGGCTGTGCGAAAGGCGCTCCTCGACCACGACGGACGGGCTCTGGCGGTGACCGACTCCGTCTTCTCGGTGGACGGGGACGCCGCCCCGCTGGCAGCACTCGCCGGTGTCTGCCGCGACGCCGGCGCGGCCCTCCTCGTGGACGACGCGCACGGACTGGGGGTTCTGGGCGAGGGCGGTCGCGGCGGGCTCGCGGCAGCCGGACTGGCGGGTGGCGAGGGGGTCGTCGCCACCCTCACCCTCTCGAAATCGCTCGGCAGCCAGGGCGGAGCGGTTCTCGGTCCCGCCCGGGTCATCCGCCATCTGGTCAACACTGCACGCACGTTCATCTTCGACACCGGACTCGCACCGGCGGCCGTCGGCGCCGCCCTGGGCGCCCTGCGCCTGCTGCGCCGCGAACCGGGACGAGCGGCCAGAGCCGGCGCGGTGTCCGCCGAACTGTACGGCCGGCTGACGGAGGCCGGACTGACCGCGGTGCGCCCCGACGCAGCCGTCGTGTCGGTCCGAGCGCCCTCGGCGGAGTCCGCGGTGCGGTGGGCGGCCGACTGCCGCACGGCGGGTCTCGCGGTGGGATGCTTCCGGCCGCCGTCGGTGCCGGACGGGATCTCCCGGCTGAGGCTGACAGCCCGCGCGGATCTGACGCAAAATCAGATCGCGACCGCCGTGGGCACGCTCCTCGCCACCGCGCCGGAGCCCCTCAGCTGA
- a CDS encoding DUF397 domain-containing protein encodes MSDRLAQPAPTWRRSSRSTGMNNCVETAPYGDDELAVRDSKDTAIPPLRFSATAWMSFVAGLDGRPVS; translated from the coding sequence ATGTCCGACCGTCTCGCACAGCCCGCACCCACCTGGCGGCGCAGCAGCCGCAGTACCGGAATGAACAACTGCGTGGAGACCGCGCCGTACGGCGACGACGAGCTCGCCGTACGGGACTCCAAGGACACGGCCATACCGCCGCTTCGATTCTCCGCGACTGCGTGGATGTCCTTCGTCGCCGGGCTGGACGGCCGACCGGTCAGCTGA
- a CDS encoding helix-turn-helix transcriptional regulator, which produces MRNGPAVRRRKLGEELRSLRHTSGLTSRDAAGMLGWHQSKVSRIETGASGVTPGDVTRLLDAYGVDDRQLRALLQTLAGSAGGGGNGWWHAYRGLIPPQYRDFISLESQADTVRTLETSVVPGLLQTADYARAVTRSSLDGLPPAQLDSLVEVRLARQSVLHAPRPLRLSAVLDEAVLRRGVGGSRVMEEQLHHLSQVAQLPHVTLQLLPFGAGSYIGLTGPFVIFSFPTTSDLDVVVLDHLTSSLYLERKEDLEAYSSAFRTMQAHALSPERSLDLIAAVGRGDQAEPSDCPRGPRCPTVSHSPHPPGGAAAAVPE; this is translated from the coding sequence ATGCGGAACGGCCCTGCGGTACGCCGTCGCAAGCTCGGGGAGGAGCTGCGCAGCCTGCGTCACACGTCGGGACTCACGAGCCGGGACGCCGCCGGGATGCTCGGCTGGCACCAGTCGAAGGTGAGCCGGATCGAGACGGGGGCGAGCGGCGTGACGCCCGGTGACGTGACCCGCCTGCTGGACGCCTACGGTGTGGACGACCGTCAGCTGCGCGCCCTGCTCCAGACGCTCGCCGGATCGGCGGGCGGAGGCGGAAACGGGTGGTGGCACGCGTATCGCGGTCTCATCCCGCCCCAGTACCGAGACTTCATCAGCCTGGAGTCCCAGGCCGATACCGTCCGCACACTGGAGACCTCGGTGGTGCCGGGCCTGCTGCAGACCGCCGACTACGCGCGGGCGGTGACCCGGTCCTCGCTGGACGGACTGCCGCCCGCACAGCTCGATTCCCTGGTCGAGGTCAGACTCGCCCGGCAGAGCGTCCTCCACGCGCCCCGGCCGCTGCGACTCAGCGCCGTACTCGACGAGGCGGTCCTACGACGAGGGGTGGGCGGCTCCCGGGTGATGGAGGAACAGCTGCACCATCTGTCACAGGTCGCTCAACTTCCCCACGTGACACTCCAGTTACTGCCGTTCGGGGCCGGGAGTTATATCGGCCTCACGGGCCCTTTCGTTATTTTTTCATTTCCGACCACTTCTGATCTAGACGTGGTCGTTCTTGACCACTTGACGAGTAGTCTCTACCTGGAGCGGAAAGAAGACCTTGAGGCGTACAGCTCGGCCTTCCGCACGATGCAGGCTCACGCGCTGTCGCCCGAGCGTTCGCTGGACCTCATCGCCGCAGTAGGCCGCGGTGATCAGGCGGAACCTTCAGACTGCCCGAGGGGGCCACGATGTCCGACCGTCTCGCACAGCCCGCACCCACCTGGCGGCGCAGCAGCCGCAGTACCGGAATGA
- a CDS encoding ATP-binding protein, producing MADHQEATVTLPSDPASVSTARRHVARVLTEWGLAEDSDTADTIRLIVSELATNAVQHTFGQSPTFTVDLRLDRDVEFYLGVTDSHPRWPQRLPAAVRQDNGRGMVIIRALAKEHGGRLSVSPTPDGGKTVSIALPWPVPAQT from the coding sequence ATGGCAGACCATCAGGAAGCAACCGTCACTCTGCCGAGCGATCCGGCCTCGGTCTCCACGGCCCGGAGACATGTGGCCCGGGTGCTCACCGAATGGGGCCTGGCCGAGGACAGCGACACCGCCGACACCATCCGGCTGATCGTCTCGGAGCTTGCCACCAACGCCGTCCAGCACACCTTCGGGCAGTCGCCCACCTTCACGGTGGACCTGCGCCTCGACCGGGACGTGGAGTTCTATCTCGGCGTGACGGACAGTCACCCCCGCTGGCCCCAGCGGCTGCCCGCCGCGGTCCGGCAGGACAACGGCCGCGGCATGGTGATCATCCGGGCCCTGGCGAAGGAGCACGGCGGGCGGCTCAGCGTCAGCCCCACCCCGGACGGGGGCAAGACCGTGTCGATCGCTCTGCCTTGGCCGGTTCCCGCCCAGACCTGA
- a CDS encoding LysR family transcriptional regulator produces the protein MFDPTRLAALVAVSEAGSITRAAARLGYTAPALSQQLAKLEKETGAALLVRHHRGARLTAAGELLAGRARRVLDEMDQARHELAGLAGLSGGRLRVGTFVTAGIHLLPPVLTAFRRAHPDVELAVTDYEPPAGVAAVAAGEVDLALTHAYEPAAVEPLPAGVSAEPLLVEELVLVTALGQMLSEGSGPLPVAELAGRPLISSAPGHPPRRGVERALAEAGATPAVVCESPGYALVCALVSAGIGVAVVPEMVAAMSPAPLAVRRLEPAAFRRTISVVHRGDRDTAAATTLMALLRSGFGRASAA, from the coding sequence ATGTTCGACCCGACACGGCTGGCGGCGCTGGTCGCGGTTTCCGAGGCCGGATCGATCACGCGCGCAGCCGCGCGGCTGGGTTACACCGCACCCGCCCTCTCGCAGCAGCTGGCCAAGCTGGAGAAGGAGACCGGAGCCGCCCTCCTCGTCCGCCACCACCGCGGGGCACGGCTGACGGCCGCCGGTGAGCTGCTGGCAGGGCGGGCCCGGCGCGTCCTGGACGAGATGGACCAGGCGCGGCACGAGCTGGCCGGTCTGGCCGGACTGTCGGGCGGGCGGCTGCGGGTCGGCACGTTCGTGACGGCCGGGATCCATCTGCTGCCGCCGGTACTCACCGCGTTCCGGCGCGCCCACCCCGACGTGGAACTGGCCGTCACGGACTACGAGCCGCCCGCCGGTGTAGCCGCCGTGGCGGCCGGCGAAGTCGACCTCGCGCTGACCCACGCGTACGAACCCGCGGCCGTCGAGCCGCTCCCGGCGGGGGTGTCGGCCGAGCCGCTGCTCGTCGAGGAGCTGGTGCTGGTCACGGCGCTCGGGCAGATGCTGTCCGAGGGCAGCGGCCCGCTGCCCGTGGCCGAACTCGCGGGCCGCCCGCTGATCAGCAGCGCCCCCGGCCATCCGCCCCGTCGCGGCGTGGAGCGTGCGCTGGCGGAGGCGGGGGCCACCCCCGCCGTGGTGTGCGAGTCACCCGGCTACGCGCTGGTGTGTGCCCTGGTCAGCGCGGGGATCGGCGTGGCGGTGGTGCCGGAGATGGTGGCCGCGATGTCCCCTGCACCGCTCGCCGTCCGCCGTCTCGAACCCGCCGCCTTCCGGCGGACGATCTCCGTGGTGCACCGGGGGGACCGGGACACCGCGGCGGCGACGACGCTGATGGCGCTGCTGCGCAGCGGCTTCGGCCGGGCGTCCGCCGCGTGA
- a CDS encoding LysE family translocator, giving the protein MDAQLLAFVAVAAGMVALPGADFTVVVRNALASRRSGLATAVGVAGGLVVHTALAAAGLAAVLVTMPALFRGVQLLGGAYVLYLGLSGLYAMRRRPAAAGDAAGEESEGRALPGAGRSLRQGFLTNALNPKAPVLFLSLLPQFVPEGQPPLPRTLLLASVVVLLALVWFPAVALLVDRLGRGLRRPRATRVIEGGSGTALTALGLVLVTGPLLH; this is encoded by the coding sequence ATGGACGCACAACTGCTCGCCTTCGTCGCCGTTGCCGCGGGGATGGTGGCCCTTCCCGGCGCCGACTTCACCGTGGTCGTACGCAACGCGCTCGCATCCCGGCGGTCCGGTCTCGCCACCGCCGTGGGGGTCGCCGGAGGGCTCGTGGTGCACACCGCGCTGGCAGCGGCCGGACTCGCCGCCGTGCTCGTGACGATGCCCGCCCTGTTCCGCGGCGTTCAGCTGCTCGGCGGCGCGTACGTGCTCTACCTCGGGCTCAGCGGCCTGTACGCGATGCGCCGGCGGCCCGCCGCCGCCGGCGACGCCGCCGGGGAGGAGAGCGAGGGCAGGGCGCTGCCGGGGGCCGGAAGGTCACTGCGCCAGGGTTTCCTGACCAACGCCCTCAACCCGAAGGCGCCCGTGCTCTTCCTCAGCCTGCTGCCCCAGTTCGTCCCCGAGGGGCAGCCACCGCTGCCCAGGACGCTCCTGCTGGCCTCGGTGGTCGTCCTGCTCGCGCTCGTCTGGTTTCCGGCCGTCGCCCTGCTGGTGGACCGCCTGGGCCGCGGGCTTCGCCGGCCGCGTGCCACCCGGGTGATCGAGGGTGGCAGCGGCACGGCGCTCACCGCGTTGGGACTCGTGCTGGTGACGGGCCCCCTGCTGCACTGA
- a CDS encoding C40 family peptidase — MTAQVHVPSLFARVGTASVLTFAVGTTMMAPGLVNDAEAAAHSTKALKIAASKKGAPYRWGATGPHRFDCSGLTLYSFKKAGKKLPRTAQQQYNKTRHISRSQRKRGDLVFFHAGRSVYHVGIYAGSGKIWHSPKTGAVVRLEKIWSGNVLYGRVR, encoded by the coding sequence ATGACTGCGCAGGTTCATGTCCCGTCTCTGTTCGCCCGGGTCGGTACGGCCTCGGTTCTGACATTCGCCGTAGGCACCACCATGATGGCCCCCGGTCTCGTGAACGACGCCGAGGCCGCCGCCCACTCGACGAAGGCACTCAAGATCGCGGCCTCGAAGAAGGGCGCGCCCTACAGATGGGGCGCCACCGGCCCCCACAGGTTCGACTGCTCCGGGCTCACGCTCTACTCGTTCAAGAAAGCCGGCAAGAAACTACCCCGCACGGCTCAGCAGCAGTACAACAAGACCCGCCATATCTCCAGGTCGCAGCGGAAACGCGGCGACCTCGTCTTTTTCCACGCGGGCCGCAGTGTGTACCACGTCGGCATCTACGCCGGCAGCGGGAAGATCTGGCACTCGCCGAAGACCGGTGCCGTGGTCCGGCTGGAGAAGATCTGGTCCGGCAACGTCCTGTACGGGAGGGTCCGCTGA
- a CDS encoding ATP-dependent Clp protease proteolytic subunit, translated as MFRPAARYVLPEFTERTAYGSRSMDPYSKLLSERIVFLGTPVDDTAATDLIAQFMYLEHADPDRPLSLYINSPGGSFNAMTAIYDTMHFLACEVETFCLGQAGSSAAVLLAAGAPGRRHALPGARVVIQQPALDEPVQGQPSDLEIQARELEREREMLTAMLARHTGRSTREISADIERDTILDAKAALAFGLVDHVVENRTPPQPPHPTR; from the coding sequence ATGTTCCGTCCCGCCGCCCGCTACGTCCTGCCCGAGTTCACCGAGCGCACCGCCTACGGCTCCCGGAGCATGGATCCGTACTCGAAGCTGCTGTCCGAGCGGATCGTCTTCCTCGGCACGCCGGTGGACGACACCGCGGCGACCGACCTGATCGCGCAGTTCATGTATCTGGAGCACGCGGACCCCGACCGGCCCCTGTCCCTCTACATCAACTCGCCCGGTGGCTCCTTCAACGCCATGACCGCGATCTACGACACGATGCACTTCCTCGCCTGCGAGGTGGAGACCTTCTGCCTCGGCCAGGCGGGCTCCAGCGCCGCGGTGCTGCTCGCGGCCGGCGCACCCGGACGCCGACATGCCCTGCCGGGCGCCCGGGTAGTCATCCAGCAACCCGCCCTGGACGAACCGGTGCAGGGCCAGCCCTCCGATCTCGAGATCCAGGCCCGCGAGTTGGAGCGCGAACGCGAGATGCTCACGGCCATGCTGGCCCGTCACACAGGGCGTTCCACACGGGAGATCAGCGCAGACATCGAACGGGACACCATTCTCGATGCCAAGGCCGCCCTGGCGTTCGGGCTGGTGGACCACGTCGTGGAGAACCGCACACCGCCCCAGCCGCCGCATCCCACGAGGTGA
- a CDS encoding type II toxin-antitoxin system Phd/YefM family antitoxin encodes MAYEIPVTQARAELAELINRVVYGGERVVVTRHGKPLVALVSAADLQRLESEEEAAQEAAAEEQVISSVSSFRSVSSAQGEQHRFGLAAEHRGYEDRNR; translated from the coding sequence ATGGCCTACGAGATTCCGGTGACGCAAGCCCGGGCGGAGCTCGCCGAACTGATCAACCGCGTCGTCTACGGGGGTGAACGGGTCGTGGTGACGCGGCACGGAAAGCCTCTGGTGGCCCTGGTTTCGGCCGCTGACCTGCAACGGCTCGAGAGCGAAGAGGAGGCGGCGCAGGAGGCGGCAGCCGAGGAGCAGGTGATCAGTTCGGTCTCCTCGTTCCGCTCCGTCTCGTCTGCTCAGGGCGAACAGCACCGCTTCGGGCTCGCGGCGGAGCACCGCGGCTACGAGGACCGGAACCGCTGA
- a CDS encoding TetR/AcrR family transcriptional regulator: MARVSQEHLDARRRQILAGAALCFARNGFHGTSMQDVLKEVGLSAGAVYRYFAGKEDLIGAIADEAFSFIRSAFEEAAELAPPPTPDVLLGRVLRGVFEGRIYGMERRTCAALIVQVWAETLRDDQLARTLEDGYAGMRAAWAKLVDAYRAAGLMHSDVPADDVARTMIATAQGFMAQEALFGGVEPAVLENGLRGLMSMDRSKIS; encoded by the coding sequence ATGGCACGTGTATCCCAGGAGCACCTCGACGCCCGCCGTCGGCAGATCCTCGCCGGCGCCGCGCTCTGCTTCGCCCGTAACGGTTTCCACGGCACCTCGATGCAGGACGTGCTGAAGGAGGTCGGGCTGTCGGCCGGAGCCGTCTACCGCTACTTCGCGGGCAAGGAGGACCTGATCGGGGCCATCGCCGACGAGGCGTTCAGCTTCATCCGGAGCGCTTTCGAGGAGGCGGCGGAGCTCGCCCCGCCCCCCACTCCCGACGTACTGCTCGGCAGGGTGCTGCGCGGGGTCTTCGAGGGGCGGATCTACGGGATGGAGCGCCGTACGTGCGCCGCGCTCATCGTCCAGGTGTGGGCGGAGACCCTGCGCGACGACCAGTTGGCGAGGACGCTCGAGGACGGCTACGCAGGCATGCGCGCGGCCTGGGCGAAGCTGGTGGACGCCTACCGCGCGGCCGGTCTCATGCACTCCGACGTCCCGGCCGACGATGTCGCCCGCACCATGATCGCCACCGCTCAGGGGTTCATGGCGCAGGAGGCCCTCTTCGGTGGAGTCGAACCCGCCGTCCTGGAGAACGGGTTGCGCGGGCTGATGTCCATGGACCGGTCAAAGATCAGTTAA
- a CDS encoding urease subunit gamma, which yields MQLTPHEQERLLIHVAADVAEKRRARGLRLNHPEAIALITSHLLEGARDGRTVAELMASGRKVLTRDDVMDGIPEMIHDVQVEATFPDGTKLVTVHEPIV from the coding sequence GTGCAACTGACTCCGCACGAACAGGAACGCCTGCTCATCCATGTGGCGGCCGACGTCGCCGAGAAGCGCAGGGCGCGCGGACTGCGCTTGAATCACCCCGAGGCGATCGCGCTGATCACCTCGCACCTTCTGGAAGGTGCCCGCGACGGCCGGACCGTGGCCGAACTGATGGCCTCCGGAAGGAAGGTCCTCACCCGCGACGACGTCATGGACGGCATCCCCGAGATGATCCACGACGTCCAGGTGGAGGCCACCTTCCCGGACGGCACCAAGCTCGTCACCGTCCACGAACCGATCGTCTGA
- a CDS encoding urease subunit beta, translated as MIPGEILFAEGRIALNEGRPVTRLTVLNAADRPVQVGSHYHFAEANPGLDFDRRAAHGLRLDIAAGTAVRFEPGIPVDVELVPLAGLRIVPGLRGDTGGSLDA; from the coding sequence ATGATTCCCGGAGAGATCCTGTTCGCGGAGGGGCGGATCGCGCTCAACGAGGGGCGCCCCGTCACCCGTCTCACCGTCCTCAACGCCGCTGACCGGCCCGTCCAGGTCGGCTCGCACTACCACTTCGCCGAGGCCAACCCCGGCCTGGACTTCGACCGCCGCGCCGCCCACGGGCTGCGGCTGGACATCGCCGCCGGAACCGCTGTGCGCTTCGAGCCCGGTATCCCCGTCGACGTCGAACTCGTCCCGCTCGCAGGCCTGCGCATCGTCCCCGGACTGCGCGGCGACACCGGAGGTTCCCTCGATGCCTGA